The region GGAGGCCTTGGTCGCGATTATATGAGGGGCGATGCGGGTACCGATCTATTCATCATCGGAGTCGAGGCAAACCAATATGATGTTATCAATTCATTTGCTCCCGCTACAACGGCAGATAAAGTGGATATTTCAGCCTTTAGTGATATTTATTTTGATGATGCTCTGAGCCAAGTGAGTGCACATGTTTATGTAGACCTTGGTAATGGACAGGAGATACGTTTCTATAACGTAAATATTGCTGACTTTACCATTGATAACTTTATTGGCATGAATCCAGGAAGCGGCGTTTCCACTTCTCCAACGCTAGGGAATGATAGCATTACGGGTACTGCTGCTGCTGATATTATTGATGCCCTAGCGGGAGACGACACTCTAAACGGTGGCGATGGTAATGATTATTTATCTGCCGGACTTGGCAATGATAGTGTGACTGGTGGCGATGGTAATGACACGATTGCTGATGTTGATCTCTATAGTTCAACAATAGAAGTGGGTGGAGATGACTATCTCTATGGAAATAACGGTAATGACTCTCTGGTAAGCAC is a window of Rickettsiales bacterium DNA encoding:
- a CDS encoding calcium-binding protein, giving the protein GGLGRDYMRGDAGTDLFIIGVEANQYDVINSFAPATTADKVDISAFSDIYFDDALSQVSAHVYVDLGNGQEIRFYNVNIADFTIDNFIGMNPGSGVSTSPTLGNDSITGTAAADIIDALAGDDTLNGGDGNDYLSAGLGNDSVTGGDGNDTIADVDLYSSTIEVGGDDYLYGNNGNDSLVSTGGNDHLFGGSGNDEFMFLPYNGSLGAVAEDFIQGEDIIYILSISGSGTLILEVDFSTLNISESGGDSNISFANGSAIQIAGVTGLTEADFYTI